Proteins from a single region of Pseudomonas sp. 10S4:
- a CDS encoding ABC transporter permease subunit, giving the protein MKRFGFSKFMLIFGLSFIYLPMLILVIYSFNASKLVTVWGGWSVKWYVGLLDNTQLMGSVMRSLEIACYTAIAAVALGTLAAFVLTRVTRFKGRTLFGGLVTAPLVMPEVITGLSLLLLFVAMAQLLGWPKERGLVTIWIAHTTFCAAYVAVVVSARLRELDLSIEEAAMDLGARPLKVFFLITIPMIAPSLAAGGMMSFALSLDDLVLASFVSGPGSTTLPMEVFSAVRLGVKPEINAVASLILLAVSIVTFMVWYFSRRAEATRKRAIQEAMDQTASESWSQPKNQRVEVAA; this is encoded by the coding sequence ATGAAACGCTTCGGATTTTCAAAGTTCATGCTGATTTTCGGCTTGTCGTTTATCTACCTGCCGATGCTGATTCTGGTGATCTACTCGTTCAACGCCTCGAAACTGGTGACGGTGTGGGGCGGTTGGTCGGTGAAGTGGTACGTCGGCTTGCTCGACAACACCCAACTGATGGGCTCGGTAATGCGCTCGCTGGAAATCGCCTGCTACACCGCGATTGCCGCGGTGGCGTTGGGGACATTGGCCGCGTTTGTGCTGACTCGCGTGACTCGATTCAAGGGCCGCACGCTGTTCGGTGGCCTGGTGACGGCGCCATTGGTGATGCCGGAAGTCATCACCGGTCTGTCGCTGTTGCTGCTGTTTGTGGCGATGGCTCAATTACTCGGCTGGCCGAAAGAGCGTGGCCTGGTAACGATCTGGATTGCTCACACGACGTTCTGTGCGGCGTATGTGGCGGTGGTGGTTTCGGCGCGTTTGCGTGAGCTGGACCTGTCCATCGAAGAAGCCGCCATGGACCTCGGTGCGCGGCCGTTGAAGGTGTTCTTCCTGATCACCATTCCGATGATCGCGCCATCGTTGGCGGCCGGCGGCATGATGTCGTTTGCCCTGTCGCTGGATGACCTGGTGTTGGCGAGCTTCGTGTCCGGCCCTGGTTCGACGACTCTGCCGATGGAAGTGTTCTCGGCGGTGCGTCTGGGTGTGAAACCGGAGATCAACGCTGTGGCCAGTCTGATTTTGCTGGCGGTGTCGATTGTCACGTTTATGGTCTGGTACTTCAGCCGCCGCGCCGAAGCCACCCGCAAACGTGCGATCCAGGAAGCGATGGACCAGACGGCCAGCGAATCCTGGTCACAACCGAAAAACCAACGAGTTGAAGTGGCGGCCTAG
- a CDS encoding ABC transporter permease subunit: MKTFNQQFLRLVPSGRKMVIGIPFIWLFLFFMLPFFLVMKISFSEAALAIPPYTEIYNFVDQKLQVLLNLGNYALLTQDELYISAYLGSLKVAFFSTVMCLVIGFPMAYAITKASKEAQNVLMLLIMMPTWTAILIRVYAWMGILSNNGLLNAFLMWTGLISSPIEILNTNTAVYIGVVYAYLPFMVLPLYANLVKHDQSLLEAASDLGSSNFNNFWKITVPLAKNGIIAGCMLVFIPVVGEFVIPELLGGPETLMIGRVLWQEFFNNRDWPVASALAVVMLLILIVPILLFNRSQAKEMEARG, translated from the coding sequence ATGAAAACCTTCAATCAGCAGTTCCTGAGATTGGTCCCCAGCGGGCGCAAAATGGTGATCGGCATTCCGTTCATCTGGCTGTTCCTGTTTTTCATGCTGCCGTTCTTCCTGGTCATGAAGATCAGCTTCTCGGAAGCGGCGCTGGCGATTCCGCCGTACACCGAGATCTACAATTTCGTCGACCAGAAGCTGCAAGTGCTGCTGAACCTCGGCAACTACGCGCTGCTGACTCAGGATGAGTTGTACATCTCGGCGTACCTCGGTTCGTTGAAGGTCGCGTTTTTCAGTACGGTGATGTGCCTGGTGATCGGTTTCCCGATGGCCTACGCGATTACCAAGGCGAGCAAGGAAGCGCAAAACGTCCTGATGTTGCTGATCATGATGCCGACCTGGACCGCAATCCTGATCCGCGTTTATGCGTGGATGGGCATCCTCAGCAACAACGGTTTGCTCAACGCATTCCTGATGTGGACCGGGTTGATTTCGTCACCCATCGAGATCCTCAACACCAACACCGCCGTTTACATCGGGGTCGTTTACGCCTACCTGCCGTTCATGGTCTTGCCGCTGTACGCCAACCTGGTGAAGCACGATCAAAGCCTGTTGGAAGCCGCGTCGGACCTCGGTTCGAGCAACTTCAACAACTTCTGGAAAATCACCGTGCCGCTGGCCAAGAACGGGATTATCGCCGGCTGCATGCTGGTGTTCATTCCAGTGGTCGGTGAGTTCGTGATTCCGGAACTGCTGGGCGGCCCGGAGACCCTGATGATCGGTCGCGTGCTGTGGCAAGAGTTCTTCAACAACCGCGACTGGCCGGTGGCGTCTGCCCTGGCGGTGGTGATGCTGTTGATCCTGATTGTGCCGATTCTGCTGTTTAACCGCAGCCAGGCCAAAGAGATGGAGGCACGGGGATGA
- the thpR gene encoding RNA 2',3'-cyclic phosphodiesterase, which translates to MSDESLEPVKRLFFALNCAAPQRRAIAQWRSALQLRSGRPVPAENFHLTLMFLGAVGVAQISDICTAAANVRVPGVPLRVVLDRLDVWRKHGVMVLASEQASPELLRLVYALEQAMLPFGFEDSPKEFRPHLTLMRDYRLPVPESTEPPEFVLRAEHFTLFESHKGRYRALAEWPLAP; encoded by the coding sequence GTGAGCGATGAATCCCTTGAACCGGTCAAACGGCTGTTTTTTGCCTTGAACTGTGCGGCGCCGCAGCGGCGGGCGATTGCCCAGTGGCGCAGCGCGCTGCAACTGCGCAGTGGACGCCCGGTGCCGGCGGAAAACTTTCACCTGACGCTGATGTTTTTGGGGGCGGTGGGCGTGGCGCAGATTTCGGATATCTGCACCGCGGCAGCGAATGTTCGGGTGCCGGGCGTGCCGTTGCGGGTGGTGCTTGATCGCCTGGATGTCTGGCGCAAGCACGGCGTCATGGTGCTCGCGTCGGAGCAGGCGTCGCCGGAGTTGTTGCGGCTGGTTTACGCACTGGAGCAGGCGATGTTGCCGTTTGGATTCGAGGATTCGCCGAAGGAATTTCGACCCCACCTGACGTTGATGCGTGACTACCGATTGCCGGTGCCTGAGTCGACTGAGCCTCCCGAGTTTGTCCTGCGGGCCGAGCACTTCACGCTGTTCGAATCCCATAAGGGTCGCTATCGAGCGCTGGCCGAGTGGCCGCTCGCGCCCTGA
- a CDS encoding co-regulatory protein PtrA N-terminal domain-containing protein: MKLAQVCAFLGALILSSVAMAEGGGDRTFDRMMTSNDQAVQAFAAKESKGDPVVLNAAKDDKTKQM; this comes from the coding sequence ATGAAACTTGCTCAAGTCTGTGCGTTTTTAGGTGCTTTGATTCTTTCTTCCGTTGCAATGGCTGAAGGCGGTGGCGACAGGACGTTTGACCGGATGATGACGTCTAATGACCAGGCAGTGCAGGCGTTTGCGGCCAAAGAATCGAAGGGTGATCCGGTGGTGTTGAATGCTGCCAAGGATGATAAAACCAAACAAATGTAA
- a CDS encoding polyamine ABC transporter substrate-binding protein, translating to MKMFGRTLLTLSLLGAMATVAQADDKVLRVYNWSDYIAPDTVKKFEDETGIRVTYDVFDSNETLEARLLAGKSGYDIVVPSNSFLAKQIKAGVYQTLDKSKLPNWKNLNPVLLKNASASDPDNGHAFPYMWGSIGIGFNPAKVKEVLGANAPTNSWDLLFKPENAAKLKACGISFLDSPTEMLPAALHYLGYPVNSQDKGQIAEAEALFMKIRPSVAYFHSSKYISDLANGNICVAVGYSGDVLQAKARAKEAGDTVKIDYSIPKEGAGSFYDMVAIPRDAANVENAYLFMNFLMRPDIIAEITNNIGYSNANAAATPLVDEAIRDDPGSYPPQEVMATLYAIPDMPIGIQRVMTRGWTRVKLGK from the coding sequence ATGAAAATGTTTGGCAGGACTCTGCTGACACTGTCCTTACTGGGCGCCATGGCTACGGTTGCCCAGGCCGACGACAAGGTTCTGCGTGTTTACAACTGGTCGGATTACATCGCCCCGGACACCGTCAAGAAGTTCGAAGACGAGACCGGCATCCGCGTGACCTACGATGTATTCGACAGCAATGAAACCCTTGAGGCCCGCTTGCTGGCCGGTAAATCCGGCTACGACATCGTGGTGCCGTCCAACAGTTTCCTGGCCAAGCAGATCAAGGCTGGCGTCTACCAGACGCTGGACAAATCGAAGCTGCCGAACTGGAAAAACCTCAACCCGGTGCTGCTGAAAAACGCATCGGCCAGCGACCCGGATAACGGTCACGCCTTCCCGTACATGTGGGGCTCGATCGGCATCGGTTTCAACCCGGCCAAGGTCAAGGAAGTACTCGGGGCCAACGCGCCGACCAACTCCTGGGACCTGCTGTTCAAACCGGAAAACGCCGCCAAGCTAAAAGCCTGCGGCATCAGTTTCCTGGATTCGCCAACCGAAATGCTCCCGGCCGCCCTGCACTATCTGGGCTACCCGGTGAATTCACAGGACAAGGGCCAGATTGCTGAAGCTGAAGCGCTGTTCATGAAGATTCGACCGTCGGTGGCGTACTTCCATTCTTCGAAGTACATCTCTGACCTGGCCAACGGCAACATTTGCGTGGCGGTCGGTTATTCCGGTGACGTGCTGCAGGCCAAGGCTCGCGCCAAAGAGGCCGGCGACACGGTGAAGATCGACTACAGCATCCCGAAAGAAGGCGCTGGCAGCTTCTACGACATGGTCGCCATCCCACGGGACGCGGCGAACGTCGAGAACGCTTACCTGTTCATGAACTTCCTGATGCGCCCGGACATCATCGCCGAGATCACCAACAACATCGGCTACAGCAACGCCAACGCGGCGGCGACGCCGTTGGTGGATGAAGCGATTCGTGACGACCCGGGCTCGTACCCGCCGCAAGAAGTGATGGCGACGTTGTATGCCATCCCGGACATGCCAATCGGCATTCAGCGGGTCATGACCCGGGGCTGGACGCGGGTGAAACTCGGTAAATAA
- a CDS encoding DUF2790 domain-containing protein, whose protein sequence is MKFMSVMSCVAVLAMSSSVWAEGGGDRAFDRMMSANMQAMEQYAVSQGKSAPVVKEYEYGMKMDVVNVVSVVRPEKRCAVVPAAMTYEDSQGQLNTVKYTVAGECRQQRS, encoded by the coding sequence ATGAAGTTCATGAGTGTGATGAGTTGTGTTGCTGTATTGGCGATGTCTTCAAGTGTATGGGCAGAAGGGGGCGGTGACAGGGCCTTCGACAGGATGATGAGCGCCAACATGCAAGCCATGGAGCAGTATGCGGTGAGCCAGGGCAAGTCAGCGCCAGTCGTCAAAGAGTATGAATACGGGATGAAGATGGACGTGGTTAACGTCGTGAGCGTCGTGCGACCTGAAAAGCGTTGCGCTGTGGTGCCGGCGGCCATGACCTATGAAGACTCCCAAGGGCAGCTCAATACGGTCAAGTACACGGTGGCGGGGGAGTGTCGCCAGCAGCGCAGCTAG
- a CDS encoding CusA/CzcA family heavy metal efflux RND transporter: protein MFERLIQFSIEQRIIVLLAVLLMAGLGIASYQKLPIDAVPDITNVQVQINTGAAGFSPLETEQRITFPIETAMAGLPALEQTRSLSRSGLSQVTVIFKEGTDLFFARQLVNERLQVAKEQLPDGVEAVMGPISTGLGEIFLWTVEAEEGALKEDGSPYTPTDLRVIQDWIIKPQLRNVPGVAEINTIGGFAKEYQIAPDPKRLAAYKLTLTDLVTALERNNANVGAGYIERSGEQLLIRAPGQVATTEDIANIVMANVDGTPIRIKNVATVDIGRELRTGAATENGREVVLGTVFMLIGENSRTVSQAVAAKLEQINRSLPKGVVAITVYDRTHLVDKAIATVKKNLVEGAILVIAILFLFLGNIRAALITAMVIPLAMLFTFTGMFTNKVSANLMSLGALDFGIIVDGAVVIVENAIRRLAHAQQHHGRILTRSERFHEVFAAAKEARRPLIFGQLIIMVVYLPIFALTGVEGKMFHPMAFTVVIALLGAMLLSVTFVPAAIALFVTGKVKEEENVIMRGARRVYAPALEWVMGHRSIAFGAALAVIAISGVVASRMGSEFVPSLSEGDFALQALRVPGTSLTQSVEMQQRLEKLVLEKVPEVQRMFARTGTAEIASDPMPPNISDSYVMLKPKDQWPDPNKSREALIADIQNATALMPGSNYELSQPIQLRFNELISGVRSDVAVKVFGDDMAVLNSTAAKIAASMQKVSGASEVKVEQTTGLPVLTINIDRDKAARYGLNVGDVQDTIAVAVGGRQAGTLYEGDRRFDMVVRLSDAMRKDVEGLSTLLIPVPALLNGSAAQIGFIALSEVASLDLVLGPNQVSRENGKRLVIVSANVRGRDIGSFVQEASRVIEQQVQIPAGYWTSWGGQFEQLQSAAKRLQIVVPVALLLVFALLFMMFNNLKDGLLVFTGIPFALTGGVMALWLRDIPLSISAGVGFIALSGVAVLNGLVMIAFIRNLREEGRSLSSAINEGALTRLRPVLMTALVASLGFIPMALATGTGAEVQRPLATVVIGGILSSTALTLLILPALYQWAHRREEDEVKSMA from the coding sequence ATGTTTGAACGCCTGATTCAATTCTCCATCGAGCAGCGCATCATCGTGTTGCTCGCGGTGCTGCTCATGGCCGGCCTCGGCATCGCCAGCTATCAAAAGCTGCCGATCGACGCGGTGCCCGACATCACCAACGTGCAGGTGCAAATCAATACCGGCGCGGCGGGTTTCTCGCCACTGGAAACCGAGCAGCGCATCACCTTTCCCATCGAAACCGCCATGGCCGGTTTGCCGGCGCTGGAGCAGACCCGTTCGCTGTCGCGTTCGGGGTTGTCGCAAGTCACGGTGATCTTCAAGGAAGGCACCGACCTGTTCTTCGCCCGGCAATTGGTCAATGAGCGATTGCAGGTCGCCAAGGAACAATTGCCCGACGGAGTGGAGGCGGTGATGGGGCCGATTTCGACCGGGTTGGGGGAGATTTTTCTGTGGACAGTCGAGGCCGAGGAGGGCGCGCTCAAAGAGGACGGCAGCCCGTATACGCCGACCGATTTGCGGGTGATCCAGGACTGGATCATTAAGCCGCAACTGCGCAACGTGCCGGGCGTGGCGGAAATCAACACCATTGGCGGCTTTGCCAAGGAGTACCAGATTGCGCCCGATCCAAAACGCCTGGCGGCCTACAAGTTGACCCTGACCGACCTGGTGACGGCGCTGGAGCGCAACAACGCCAACGTCGGCGCCGGTTACATCGAGCGCAGCGGCGAGCAGCTGTTGATTCGCGCCCCAGGCCAAGTGGCGACCACCGAGGACATCGCCAACATCGTCATGGCCAATGTCGACGGCACGCCGATCCGGATCAAGAACGTCGCGACCGTGGACATCGGCCGCGAATTGCGCACCGGGGCCGCGACCGAAAACGGCCGTGAAGTGGTGCTCGGCACGGTGTTCATGTTGATCGGCGAGAACAGCCGCACGGTGTCCCAGGCCGTTGCTGCCAAGCTTGAACAAATCAACCGCTCGTTGCCCAAAGGCGTCGTCGCGATCACCGTCTACGACCGCACGCATCTGGTGGACAAGGCAATTGCCACGGTCAAGAAGAACCTGGTGGAAGGGGCGATCCTGGTGATCGCGATTCTGTTCCTGTTCCTGGGCAACATTCGTGCGGCGCTGATCACCGCCATGGTCATTCCGCTGGCCATGCTCTTCACCTTCACCGGGATGTTCACCAACAAAGTCAGCGCCAACCTGATGAGCCTCGGCGCGCTGGACTTCGGCATTATCGTCGACGGCGCGGTGGTGATTGTCGAAAACGCCATCCGGCGGCTGGCCCATGCGCAGCAGCATCACGGGCGCATCCTGACGCGCTCCGAACGCTTTCATGAAGTGTTCGCGGCGGCCAAGGAAGCGCGCCGGCCACTGATTTTCGGCCAGTTGATCATCATGGTCGTGTACCTGCCGATTTTTGCCCTGACCGGCGTCGAAGGGAAAATGTTCCACCCGATGGCGTTTACGGTGGTGATCGCCTTGCTCGGGGCGATGTTGTTGTCGGTGACTTTTGTTCCGGCGGCGATTGCGCTGTTCGTGACTGGCAAGGTCAAGGAAGAAGAGAACGTCATCATGCGTGGCGCCCGTCGGGTCTACGCCCCGGCGTTGGAGTGGGTTATGGGCCATCGCTCGATCGCATTCGGCGCGGCATTGGCCGTGATCGCGATATCGGGAGTGGTGGCCAGTCGAATGGGCAGCGAGTTTGTACCGAGTCTCAGCGAAGGCGATTTTGCCCTGCAAGCCTTGCGCGTGCCGGGCACCAGCCTGACGCAATCGGTAGAAATGCAGCAGCGCCTGGAAAAACTGGTACTGGAAAAAGTGCCCGAAGTGCAGCGCATGTTCGCGCGCACCGGGACCGCGGAAATTGCTTCCGACCCGATGCCACCGAATATCTCCGACAGCTACGTGATGCTCAAACCCAAGGACCAATGGCCTGATCCGAACAAGTCCCGAGAGGCGCTGATTGCCGATATCCAGAACGCCACGGCGCTGATGCCGGGCAGCAACTACGAGTTGTCCCAGCCGATTCAGTTGCGTTTCAACGAACTGATTTCCGGCGTGCGCAGTGACGTGGCGGTCAAGGTGTTCGGCGATGACATGGCGGTGCTCAACAGCACGGCGGCGAAAATTGCCGCGTCGATGCAGAAGGTCAGCGGCGCTTCCGAGGTCAAGGTTGAACAGACCACCGGGCTGCCGGTGCTGACCATCAACATCGACCGCGACAAAGCCGCGCGTTATGGCCTGAACGTTGGTGACGTGCAAGACACCATCGCGGTGGCGGTCGGTGGGCGCCAGGCGGGGACTCTGTATGAAGGTGATCGTCGATTCGACATGGTGGTGCGCCTGTCCGACGCCATGCGCAAGGACGTCGAAGGCCTGTCGACGCTATTGATTCCGGTGCCGGCGCTGCTCAATGGCAGTGCCGCTCAGATTGGCTTCATCGCGCTGTCGGAAGTGGCCAGCCTTGATCTGGTGCTCGGGCCGAATCAGGTCAGCCGCGAAAACGGCAAGCGTCTGGTGATCGTCAGTGCCAACGTGCGCGGGCGCGATATTGGTTCGTTTGTGCAGGAAGCCAGCCGCGTGATTGAACAGCAGGTGCAGATCCCGGCCGGTTACTGGACCAGTTGGGGCGGGCAGTTCGAGCAACTGCAATCGGCGGCCAAACGCTTGCAGATCGTAGTTCCGGTCGCTCTGCTGCTGGTGTTTGCCTTGTTGTTCATGATGTTCAACAACCTCAAGGATGGGCTGTTGGTGTTCACCGGGATCCCTTTCGCACTGACCGGTGGGGTCATGGCGTTGTGGCTGCGGGACATTCCATTGTCGATCTCGGCGGGGGTCGGTTTTATTGCCTTGTCCGGGGTCGCGGTGCTCAACGGTCTGGTGATGATCGCGTTCATCCGCAATCTTCGGGAAGAAGGTCGCTCGCTAAGCAGCGCGATCAATGAAGGTGCGCTGACGCGGTTGCGTCCGGTGTTGATGACGGCGCTGGTGGCCTCGCTCGGCTTTATTCCGATGGCGTTGGCCACCGGCACCGGGGCGGAGGTGCAACGGCCGCTGGCGACCGTGGTAATCGGCGGGATCCTGTCCTCGACGGCACTGACGTTGCTGATCTTGCCGGCGCTTTATCAGTGGGCACACCGTCGGGAGGAGGATGAAGTTAAATCGATGGCCTAG
- a CDS encoding OprD family porin, which produces MVNPTKYSMAALAMVVSSGPSLVAAEEKAGGFVEDSSLTVLNRNYYFNRDHRNGQSSPTGNGYSEAWAHAIISKFESGFTQGTVGVGVDAFAMIGLKLDTGDGRNGGRSSFDVLPVNSDGEARDEYTKVGGAAKVRAFDTVLKVGDVFPSTPVVAAGDSRLLPESFRGVTATNTSLEGLTLQGGRLHAMSQPVSSNMRENFATFYAGPVNSPWAGYFGGDYALNKDVSFSLYSSRLKDAWNQYYAGTALNHSLSDELSVFGGLNYYKAVDEGKQLLGKFDNNIWSGRIGVKYGAHSLALSHQRNNGNDDFDYLRQSDSIFLDNSIQYSDFNSPKERSWMVRYDLDMSPYGVPGLSFMTRYGRGSGADYSNANAVYMRRDAEGNPLTDQKRWERDIEVKYVVQTGTLKDMSLRLRQANTRATAFESDLDEVRVIVEYPLAIL; this is translated from the coding sequence ATGGTTAACCCTACAAAGTATTCGATGGCCGCTTTAGCGATGGTTGTCAGTTCCGGGCCGTCCCTGGTAGCGGCTGAGGAAAAGGCCGGGGGATTTGTTGAAGACAGCAGCCTGACCGTGCTCAACCGTAACTACTACTTCAATCGTGATCACCGCAATGGTCAGTCGAGTCCCACGGGCAATGGCTATTCCGAGGCCTGGGCCCACGCGATTATCAGCAAGTTCGAATCCGGTTTTACCCAAGGCACTGTCGGTGTCGGCGTTGATGCATTTGCGATGATCGGGCTGAAGCTTGATACCGGTGATGGTCGCAACGGCGGCCGTAGTTCGTTCGACGTATTGCCCGTCAACAGCGACGGCGAGGCGCGAGATGAATACACCAAGGTCGGTGGTGCAGCCAAAGTTCGGGCCTTTGATACCGTGCTGAAAGTCGGTGATGTGTTCCCTTCCACCCCAGTGGTGGCGGCTGGTGATTCCAGGCTTCTGCCGGAAAGTTTCCGGGGCGTTACCGCGACCAATACCAGCCTTGAAGGCCTGACACTTCAGGGCGGTCGACTTCACGCCATGAGCCAACCGGTCTCCAGCAACATGCGCGAGAACTTCGCGACGTTCTACGCCGGCCCGGTCAACTCACCATGGGCTGGCTACTTCGGCGGTGACTACGCACTGAACAAAGATGTCAGCTTCAGTCTTTATTCCAGCCGCCTCAAAGACGCTTGGAATCAATACTACGCAGGCACCGCGTTGAATCACTCGTTGTCGGATGAACTCTCGGTATTTGGTGGCTTGAACTATTACAAAGCCGTCGACGAGGGCAAGCAGTTGCTCGGCAAGTTCGACAACAACATCTGGAGCGGCCGGATCGGCGTGAAGTACGGCGCCCACTCGCTGGCACTGTCCCACCAACGAAATAACGGCAACGACGACTTCGATTATCTGCGCCAGTCGGACTCGATCTTTCTCGACAACTCGATCCAGTACAGCGACTTCAACTCGCCCAAAGAACGTTCCTGGATGGTCCGCTACGACCTCGACATGAGCCCGTATGGCGTGCCTGGCCTGTCATTCATGACCCGTTACGGCCGTGGCTCCGGCGCCGACTATTCCAACGCGAACGCCGTGTACATGCGCCGCGATGCCGAGGGTAACCCGCTAACCGACCAGAAACGCTGGGAGCGCGATATCGAGGTGAAATACGTGGTGCAAACCGGCACGTTGAAAGACATGTCCTTGCGTCTGCGCCAAGCCAATACCCGGGCAACGGCGTTCGAGTCGGACCTGGATGAAGTGCGCGTGATTGTCGAATACCCGCTGGCGATTCTGTAA
- a CDS encoding DUF1428 domain-containing protein, whose product MSYIDGLIAAVPTANREKFKKHAEIAAGIFKEAGALSITECWGDDVPDGKVTSFPMAVKLKEDETVIFSWIVWPDKATRDAGMQKVMVDPRMQQDVNPMPFDGQRMVFGGFKVLVQA is encoded by the coding sequence ATGTCTTACATCGATGGCCTAATCGCCGCAGTCCCCACCGCCAATCGCGAAAAATTCAAGAAGCACGCCGAGATCGCCGCCGGGATCTTCAAGGAGGCCGGTGCCTTGAGCATCACTGAATGCTGGGGCGATGACGTGCCGGACGGCAAAGTGACGTCGTTTCCGATGGCAGTGAAACTCAAGGAAGACGAAACCGTGATTTTTTCCTGGATCGTCTGGCCCGACAAGGCCACCCGCGATGCCGGGATGCAGAAAGTCATGGTCGACCCGCGCATGCAGCAGGACGTCAATCCCATGCCGTTCGATGGTCAGCGCATGGTCTTTGGCGGTTTCAAAGTCCTCGTCCAGGCCTGA